The Drosophila nasuta strain 15112-1781.00 chromosome 2R, ASM2355853v1, whole genome shotgun sequence genome segment TTTTATTAGTTCTCCCGCTTTCAACTCGTACAGTTGACGTGTCCGTTTTTTTGCTACTGCCTAATTGGGGCGGTATACTATACAAACGTAGGTTATAATAGATATCACTTAGTATTAGTAGTAAGACTGATAAAATAGTTTACACTAGCAAACACGAGATTGTATTTCCTTCACACTTTGGAAACTCTAATGCAAACGTCAACGTTTCCATTGCTAACTTTTTACATTCGCTTGGTAACTAAAAGTGAGTGAACAATCCTTTGTTGTTTACCcgatattatttataattgaaagaataatttttatttgcagtgagattctttaaaattgaaaaaatactatttcATGATTTCTATTCCTTTCatagtttgttttatttcaattatttctctatataatattaagaatataataaaattaattgaacttTGGATCAAAAGATATAatcaagaaataaatatttttgttcaatatttttataaaaataatttttatgttttattatttttaatattgaattataacaattattagtttataatttctgttttaagaataaattataataataagaataagtataaaattaaaaaacaaatagccataaataaattgttattgtcTTAAAGTactcataaataaaataaaatttataaacattctGTAAATGTTGAAACAATTCTTAAAAGCGTCTGGGCAAACATCCTAATTTACTAGACTTGTACTTGTATTCTTATCGTCTTTAATCTTAGGAGAAAATGCGTCATTTGAATACAAAGTCGCAGCTTATAGTATGGATCAGCCGTAAGCGAGTGACAACTGTcagtatataatttatattggTTGTACCGGAGCGTGATACACTTCTTAACAAAATTTGAACTTAATCTGTACTACAAAATGAACTGAGAAAGGAAAAAGAAATTTCGCAAAAAAAACATGCATGTTGCATAGTTAATTGTACAGTGTGACATCGACTCAAAGTCTGCTGTTCCCAGCTTTAAATCACGCTAGATGACAGCCGGACTTATTAACTTTTCCATGCGACAGTTATCAGCCATTTGTCTGGCACACGTCATTTCTCGCCTCCGGCGTGAGACCTGTTGCCACACGGCATTAAGCAGCAAGTAAATATCATATAGCGGATAAGGCAATTAGTAGTTAAAGTGCATATCATATATATGCGGGGGATTGTGGGAATCTGCGATGCATTATAGAGCAATGTTCACCTTCACCCAATGCGACGGCTAGTATAAAAGTCGTTGCAGTTCTTGAGTTTGCATTAGAATTGTCAAACTTTCTAAAATAACGGTACAAGATGGCAGCAGCACCTGAATGGCTGACTCACAATTACATTGCGCATGCGCTAAGTTCATATTATAAAGATAGCAATTTGCGTATCGTGAAATTGGAAGTGAATCCCGCACTGGGACCCGGAGAGAATTATGGCGGTGTTTTGACCAGAGCTCGAGTGCAATTTACACTCTCACAACACCCTGAAGCAATTTTGAAGCAGAATCTAATTGTTAAAACCGCCATTGAAGATGACGAACTGACCAAGGAACTAATGGAACCCTACGATATATTTAATCGGGAAATGACGCTCTATGAGGAAGTCTTGCCCAAGCTCACAGAACTCCTCAAGGAAACCGATGCATTTGAACCACTTTTTCCCACTGCTGTATTTGTAGATCGCGAACGCTCAGCTATTATCTTTGAAGATCTATCGGTAGCTAAATATGTTATGGCGGACCGTGTAAAGCGTTTGGATAAAGAACACGTCCATCTGATACTGCGAAAGCTGGCGAAAATGCATGCCACTTCAGCGGTCTTCAATGAACGCAACGCTGGCCGCCTAGAAACTTATGATCGAGGATTCTTCAATCGCTACACAAATGCTTACAGCGGATATTTTGTCGGTGGTCTTTTGGCAGCCGCTCGATGGATGACCCAGGAACCAGAATGTGCTCCATACGCCCAGAAGCTGTTTGAGTTGGCTCCGCACTACATGGACATTGGACGGGAGTGCTTTGAACCTATAAGTGATTCTGTGAATGTTCTGGCACATGGCGATGTTTGGACCAATAATGTGATGGTCAAATATGATGCAGCAACTGGAAGTCCAGTGGATATATTGCTGATTGATTTTCAATATTCATTTTGGGGTTCACCCACAATTGATTTGCATCACTTCTTCAACACATCGTTAAGAGAGCCATTGCGTCGGGAGGAACAGGGTGATCTATTTAGTTTCTATCATAGAATATTCACAAATACCCTAAGGCAACTGAATTACAAAGCCCATCCAATTCCCAGCTTAcatgaatttcaaatgcagGCCGAGCAGAAACGCTTCTTTGGTAAGTCATCCTTATAATCCTGATGGACATACattgaatttattgttatttattatctaGCGATGCACTCGGCAGTTGTTGTTCAACCCGTGATGATTAGCGAGGATTCCACAGATGCATGTTTCAATGCTCTAATGAATGATGATGAGCGCGGCATTCGCTTTAAGAATCGTCTCTACAAAAATCCCATAGTTCAACAGAATCTCAAAGCTCTGATGCCCATGTTTGACCGCAAAGGGTTATTGGAGGTTAATCAATGTTGCTagttaataaacaattaaaagaatcatatttagttaattattgaatttaaataaaatgtaatgagCCAACAAATTTTTGGTACAAATACAGATAAACTATTTAAGTACCACGAACTTTCAAAAAGACTCCTTACTTTAGTATACTTTTAggcaaaaactacaaaatgaaatcacaATTTTGAGCTTTTAATACcctaaaaaaattttaaaaagaagGTTGGATTTAATCGACTTGATAAAAACCCTATGAAAATTTGTAAGGAACAGGATAGACTGAATCGAcgtaataaaaattaaaatcaaaatggtTAAATCtacatttattgtttaaacaaaataaaaagttaattgTACCTATTAAACCAgcaattgttaaaaaaaaacttatttgtACAAAGAAGTAAGCTAGtcgttttataaaaatatacacaatagacaatcaatattatttgtaaattgttagaataataaataaaatatttgaattttgaaaaccAAAATAACATCGTTAAAGTTGTGCTTCTCTGCGGGTTGATAAAACTCAAAAGATCTAAAAGTACCCAAATTAACCAAGCATTGCAAATATAGTACAATGTACGTTATATGTAGAGCAAATTTAAATCTTTCAATAGGTTTGAAATTGGTGGAAAGAAATAAGCTATTTACCCATCAtccaatttaaaatacttaatatcCTTAAAAACCATACCATAACCATAGTTGCAAAagtttgaaataatatttgtataattaaacGTGATctaaaaagtgtttttaagTGTTCTCAAGTTTGTAGATAAATATACTACTTgtatttctaaatataaataaatatattttgacatatttatAAGTAGGTAGAAATTTTTATTCTACCTGAAATAATggtaaaaattattttttcttttaattatgaagcaataaaaacgaaaaacgaagtaaattttaatacattttgtaaatttaattacactCCATATGACGCCACTGATAAGAACGCCGTAATCAAAAACTTGGGCAGCTTTGTGTTTCtttgtgtatctgtatctgcttGGATAGG includes the following:
- the LOC132786693 gene encoding uncharacterized protein LOC132786693, with the protein product MAAAPEWLTHNYIAHALSSYYKDSNLRIVKLEVNPALGPGENYGGVLTRARVQFTLSQHPEAILKQNLIVKTAIEDDELTKELMEPYDIFNREMTLYEEVLPKLTELLKETDAFEPLFPTAVFVDRERSAIIFEDLSVAKYVMADRVKRLDKEHVHLILRKLAKMHATSAVFNERNAGRLETYDRGFFNRYTNAYSGYFVGGLLAAARWMTQEPECAPYAQKLFELAPHYMDIGRECFEPISDSVNVLAHGDVWTNNVMVKYDAATGSPVDILLIDFQYSFWGSPTIDLHHFFNTSLREPLRREEQGDLFSFYHRIFTNTLRQLNYKAHPIPSLHEFQMQAEQKRFFAMHSAVVVQPVMISEDSTDACFNALMNDDERGIRFKNRLYKNPIVQQNLKALMPMFDRKGLLEVNQCC